The Apodemus sylvaticus chromosome 17, mApoSyl1.1, whole genome shotgun sequence genome contains a region encoding:
- the Mrpl13 gene encoding 39S ribosomal protein L13, mitochondrial isoform X1 — translation MSSFSRAPQQWATFARMWYLLDGKMQPPGKLAVIASNKLQGLNKPVYHQLSDCGDHVVIINTRHIAFSGNKWEQKVYSSHTGYPGGFRQVTAAQLHLRDPVAIVKLAIYGMLPKNLHRRTMMQRLHLFPDEDIPEDILKNLVEELPQPRKVPRRLDEYTKEEMEAFPRVWAPPDDFRM, via the exons ATGTCTAGCTTCTCTAGGGCACCCCAG CAATGGGCCACTTTTGCCCGAATGTGGTACCTCTTGGATGGCAAAATGCAGCCCCCTGGCAAGCTTGCGGTCATAGCATCCAATAAACTTCAAGGATTAAATAAACCAGTGTACCATCAGCTGA GTGACTGTGGAGACCACGTTGTCATAATAAACACAAGACATATTGCATTTTCTGGAAACAAATGGGAACAAAAAGTGTACTCCTCGCATACTGG CTACCCAGGTGGCTTTAGACAAGTAACAGCTGCACAGCTTCACCTCAGAGACCCAGTGGCG ATTGTGAAATTAGCTATTTATGGCATGCTGCCCAAAAACCTGCACAGAAGGACAATGATGCAAAGGCTGCACCTTTTTCCAGACGAG GATATACCAGAAGACATTCTTAAGAATTTAGTGGAAGAGCTTCCTCAGCCACGGAAAGTGCCTAGACGACTGGACGAGTACACgaaagaagaaatggaggctTTCCCGAGAGTGTGGGCTCC ACCTGATGATTTCCGGATGTAG
- the Mrpl13 gene encoding 39S ribosomal protein L13, mitochondrial isoform X2, with protein MWYLLDGKMQPPGKLAVIASNKLQGLNKPVYHQLSDCGDHVVIINTRHIAFSGNKWEQKVYSSHTGYPGGFRQVTAAQLHLRDPVAIVKLAIYGMLPKNLHRRTMMQRLHLFPDEDIPEDILKNLVEELPQPRKVPRRLDEYTKEEMEAFPRVWAPPDDFRM; from the exons ATGTGGTACCTCTTGGATGGCAAAATGCAGCCCCCTGGCAAGCTTGCGGTCATAGCATCCAATAAACTTCAAGGATTAAATAAACCAGTGTACCATCAGCTGA GTGACTGTGGAGACCACGTTGTCATAATAAACACAAGACATATTGCATTTTCTGGAAACAAATGGGAACAAAAAGTGTACTCCTCGCATACTGG CTACCCAGGTGGCTTTAGACAAGTAACAGCTGCACAGCTTCACCTCAGAGACCCAGTGGCG ATTGTGAAATTAGCTATTTATGGCATGCTGCCCAAAAACCTGCACAGAAGGACAATGATGCAAAGGCTGCACCTTTTTCCAGACGAG GATATACCAGAAGACATTCTTAAGAATTTAGTGGAAGAGCTTCCTCAGCCACGGAAAGTGCCTAGACGACTGGACGAGTACACgaaagaagaaatggaggctTTCCCGAGAGTGTGGGCTCC ACCTGATGATTTCCGGATGTAG